The Saccopteryx leptura isolate mSacLep1 chromosome 2, mSacLep1_pri_phased_curated, whole genome shotgun sequence genome has a window encoding:
- the POLE gene encoding DNA polymerase epsilon catalytic subunit A isoform X3, whose amino-acid sequence MVLRNCGRRYPEPGVDSEASREDGPSSSVSALKRLERSQWTDKMDSRFGFERLKEPGEKTGWLINMHPIEILDEDKRLVSAVDYYFIQDDGSRFKVALPYKPYFYIATKKGCEREVSSFLSKKFQGKIAKVETVPKEDLDLPNHLVGLKRNYIKLSFNTVEDLIRVRKEISPAVRKNREQGHTSNTYTAMLSSVLQGGSVIMDEEETSKKIADQLDNVVDMREYDVPYHIRLSIDLKIHVAHWYNVRHRGSTLPVEITRRDDLVERPDPVVLAFDIETTKLPLKFPDAETDQIMMISYMIDGQGYLITNREIVAEDIEDFEFTPKPEYEGPFCVFNEPDEVHLIQRWFEHVQETKPTIMVTYNGDFFDWPFVEARAAVHGLSMYQEIGFQKDSQGEYKAPQCIHMDCLRWVKRDSYLPVGSHNLKAAAKAKLGYDPVELDPEDMCRMATEQPQTLATYSVSDAVATYYLYMKYVHPFIFALCTIIPMEPDEVLRKGSGTLCEALLMVQAFHANIIFPNKQEQEFNKLTDDGHVLDAETYVGGHVEALESGVFRSDIPCRFRMNPAAFNFLLQRVEKTMRHAIEEEEKVPMEQVTNFQEVCDQIKTKLTSLKDVPNRIECPLIYHLDVGAMYPNIILTNRLQPSAMVDEATCAACDFNKPGANCQRKMAWQWRGEFMPASRSEYHRIQHQLESEKFPPLTPEGPARAFHELSREEQAKYEKRRLADYCRKAYKKIHVTKVEERLTTICQRENSFYVDTVRAFRDRRYEFKGLHKVWKKKLSAAMEVGDAAEAKRCKNMEVLYDSLQLAHKCILNSFYGYVMRKGARWYSMEMAGIVCFTGANIITQARELIEQIGRPLELDTDGIWCVLPNSFPENFVIKTTSIKKPKVTISYPGAMLNIMVKEGFTNDQYQELAEPSSLTYVTRSENSIFFEVDGPYLAMILPASKEEGKKLKKRYAVFNEDGSLAELKGFEVKRRGELQLIKIFQSSVFEAFLRGSTLEEVYGSVAKVADYWLDVLYSKAANMPDSELFELISENRSMSRKLEDYGEQKSTSISTAKRLAEFLGDQMVKDAGLSCRYIISRKPEGSPVTERAIPLAIFQAEPTVRRHFLRKWLKSSSLQDFDIRTILDWDYYIERLGSAIQKIITIPAALQQVKNPVPRVKHPDWLHKKLLEKNDIYKQKKISELFVLEGKRQVGMAQASEGTQSLGAPDMEDFGLTKPPRTLVPVATKRKTLWESQEESQDLGLRMSWQEILGQPPALGTTQEEWLVWLRFHKKKWQLQARQRLTRRKRQRLEAEGVPQPRAVRDRPATGLGSFLRRTARSILDLPWQIVQICETSHAGMFRLWAVIGSDLYCIKLNIPRVFYINQRVPKEEEGPAYRKVNRVLPRSNMVYNLYEYSVPEDMYQEHINEINTELSAPDIEGVYETQVPLLFRALVHLGCVCVVNKQLVKYLSGWEAETFALEHLEMRSLAQFSYLEPGSIRHIYLYHHTQGHKALFGIFVPSQRRASVFVLDTVRSNQMPSLSALYSAEHSLLLEKVGLELLPPPKHTFEVRAETDLKTICRAIQRFLLAYKEERRGPTLIAVQSNWELKRLANEIPVLGEFPLVPVRVADKISYGVLDWQHHGARHMIRHYLNLDTCLSQAFEMSRYFHIPIGNLPEDISTFGSDLFFARHLQRHNHLLWLSPTRRPDLGGKEADDNRLVMEFEDQATVEINSSGCYSTVCVELDIQNLAVNTILQSHHINDMEGADSMGISFDVIQQASLEDMITGNQAASAPASYDEMVLCSNTFRILKSMVVGWVREITQYRNVYADNQVMHFYRWLQSPSSLLHDPALHRTLHNMMKKLFLQLIAEFKRLGSSVVYANFNRIILCTKKRQIEDALAYVEYITTSIHSKEIFHSLTISFSRCWEFLLWMDPSNYGGIKGNVPSSIHCGQQDSQEEGRAQEVEEEPEEVEGEGDDGVQEPDIEDLLENNWNIVQFLPQAASCQSYFLMIVSAYIVAVYHSMKEELRRGAPCSTPVRRQAASQQSQEAQGAAGALPGMITFSQDYVANELTQNFFTITQKIQKKVTGSRNSAELSEMFPALPGSHLLLNNPALEFIKYVCKVNKLNRDLLRLVDVGEFSEEAQFRDPCRSYVLPEVICHSCNFCRDLDLCKDPYFSQDGAVVPQWLCANCQVAYDSSMIEMALVEALQKKLMAFTLQDLICLKCQGVKENNMSVYCSCAGGFTLTIHTKVFMEQIGIFRNIAQHYGMSYLMEALEWLLQKNPQLGP is encoded by the exons ATTGAGATTTTAGATGAAGATAAACGCCTGGTCAGTGCAGTGGATTACTACTTTATTCAAGATGATGGGAGCAGATTTAAG GTGGCTTTGCCCTATAAGCCATATTTCTACATTGCAACTAAAAAG GGTTGTGAGCGAGAAGTTTCATCTTTTCTGTCCAAGAAGTTTCAAGGTAAAATTGCTAAAGTAGAGACCGTCCCCAAAGAGGATCTGGACTTG CCAAATCATTTGGTGGGCTTGAAGCGAAATTACATTAAGCTGTCTTTCAACACTGTGGAGGACCTCATCAGAGTGCGGAAGGAGATCTCCCCCGCCGTAAGAAAGAACCGGGAGCAGGGCCACACCAGCAACACCTACACGGCCATGCTTTCCAG TGTTCTGCAAGGGGGCAGTGTGATTATGGACGAAGAGGAAACCTCTAAGAAGATTGCCGACCAACTGGATAACGTTGTGGACATGCGAGAGTACGACGTGCCCTATCACATCCGCCTCTCCATCGACCTGAAGATCCATGTG GCTCACTGGTACAACGTCAGACATCGAGGAAGCACCTTGCCAGTGGAGATCACTCGTCGGGATGACCTCGTTGAACGGCCT GACCCTGTGGTTTTGGCATTTGACATTGAGACCACCAAACTACCCCTCAAATTTCCTGATGCAGAGACTGACCAGATTATGATGATTTCCTATATGATTGATGGCCAG GGCTACCTCATCACCAACAGGGAGATCGTTGCAGAGGACATTGAGGACTTTGAGTTCACCCCTAAGCCAGAGTATGAAGGGCCTTTCTGTGTCTTCAATGAACCCGATGAG GTTCATCTAATCCAGAGATGGTTTGAACATGTCCAGGAGACCAAACCCACTATCATGGTGACCTACAATGGAGACTTTTTTGACTG GCCGTTTGTGGAGGCTAGAGCAGCAGTCCACGGGCTGAGCATGTACCAGGAAATCGGATTCCAGAAGGACAGCCAGGGCGAGTATAAGGCACCCCAGTGCATCCACATGGACTGTCTCAG GTGGGTGAAGAGGGATAGCTACCTTCCTGTGGGCAGCCACAACCTCAAAGCAGCCGCCAAAGCCAAGCTGGGCTACGACCCTGTGGAGCTGGACCCTGAGGACATGTGCCGGATGGCCACTGAGCAGCCCCAG ACTCTGGCCACTTACTCAGTGTCAGATGCTGTGGCCACGTACTACCTGTACATGAAGTATGTCCACCCCTTTATATTTGCCCTGTGCACCATCATCCCCATGGAACCTGATGAG GTGCTGCGGAAGGGATCTGGGACACTGTGCGAGGCCTTGCTGATGGTGCAGGCCTTCCATGCCAACATCATCTTCCCCAACAAGCAGGAGCAGGAGTTCAACAAACTGACCGACGATGGCCATGTGCTGGATGCCGAGACTTATGTgggcggccacgtggaggcccTAGAGTCAGGCGTATTCCGCAGTGACATCCCCTGCCGGTTCAGGATG AATCCTGCCGCCTTCAACTTTCTGCTGCAGCGGGTAGAGAAGACCATGCGTCACGCCATcgaggaagaagaaaaggtgcCTATGGAGCAGGTCACCAACTTCCAAGAG GTGTGTGATCAGATTAAGACCAAGCTTACCTCCTTGAAAGATGTTCCTAATCGAATCGAGTGTCCTCTTATCTACCACCTAGATGTGGGGGCCATGTACCCAAACATCATCCTGACGAACCGCCTACAG CCCTCTGCCATGGTGGACGAGGCTACCTGTGCGGCCTGTGACTTCAACAAGCCTGGGGCAAACTGCCAGAGGAAGATGGCATGGCAGTGGAGGGGCGAGTTCA TGCCGGCCAGTCGCAGTGAGTACCATCGGATCCAGCACCAGCTGGAGTCAGAGAAATTCCCTCCGTTGACCCCCGAGGGCCCGGCACGCGCCTTTCACGAGCTGTCCCGTGAGGAGCAGGCTAAATATGAGAAGAGGAGGCTGGCAG ATTACTGCCGCAAGGCATATAAGAAGATCCATGTGACCAAGGTGGAAGAGCGCCTCACTACCATCTGCCAGCGGGAGAACTCTTTCTACGTGGACACTGTGCGTGCCTTCCGGGACAGACGCTATGAGTTCAAAGGTCTCCACAAG GTATGGAAAAAGAAGCTCAGTGCAGCCATGGAGGTGGGCGATGCAGCCGAGGCCAAGCGCTGTAAGAACATGGAGGTGCTGTACGACTCACTGCAGCTAGCACACAAGTGCATCCTCAACTCCTTCTATGGCTATGTCATGCGCAAAGG GGCCCGTTGGTACTCCATGGAGATGGCTGGCATTGTCTGCTTTACGGGGGCCAACATCATCACCCAGGCACGAGAGCTGATTGAACAGATCGG gAGGCCCTTGGAGCTGGACACAGATGGAATATGGTGCGTCCTGCCCAACAGCTTTCCTGAAAATTTTGTCATCAAGACAACAAGCATCAAAAAGCCCAAGGTGACCATCTCCTACCCTGGGGCCATGTTGAACATCATGGTCAAG GAAGGCTTTACCAACGACCAGTACCAGGAGCTGGCTGAGCCCTCCTCGCTCACCTATGTCACCCGCTCAGAAAACAGCATCTTTTTTGAGGTAGATGGACCCTACCTTGCCATGATCCTTCCGGCCTCCAAAGAAGAAggcaagaaactgaagaagag GTACGCCGTGTtcaatgaggatggctctctggccgaGCTCAAGGGTTTTGAGGTGAAGCGTCGTGGGGAGCTGCAGCTCATCAAGATCTTTCAGTCATCTGTGTTCGAGGCCTTTCTCAGGGGCAGCACCCTGGAGGAAGTGTATGGCTCTGTTGCCAAGGTGGCCGACTACTGGCTAGATGTGCTCTACAGCAAG GCAGCTAACATGCCTGATTCTGAGCTGTTTGAGTTGATCTCTGAGAACCGTTCCATGTCTCGGAAGCTGGAAGATTATGGGGAGCAGAAGTCTACATCTATCAGCACAGCCAAGCGCCTGGCCGAGTTCCTGGGGGATCAGATGGTGAAGGACGCAGGGCTGAGCTGCCGCTACATCATTTCCCGGAAGCCTGAAGGCTCACCCGTCACAGAGAG GGCCATCCCACTCGCCATTTTCCAGGCAGAGCCCACAGTGAGGAGGCACTTTCTCCGGAAGTGGCTGAAGAGTTCTTCCCTCCAGGACTTTGACATTCGGACG ATTCTGGATTGGGACTACTACATTGAGCGGCTGGGCAGCGCCATACAGAAGATCATCACAATCCCAGCAGCTCTGCAGCAG GTAAAGAACCCAGTGCCACGCGTCAAACACCCTGACTGGCTGCACAAAAAACTATTAGAGAAGAATGACATCTATAAGCAGAAGAAGATCAGTGAGCTCTTTGTCCTTGAGGGCAAGAGACAG GTGGGCATGGCCCAGGCATCAGAAGGCACCCAGAGCCTTGGTGCTCCCGACATGGAGGACTTCGGCCTTACGAAGCCACCCCGCACACTTGTCCCTGTTGCTACAAAGAGAAAGACCCTCTGGGAGAGCCAGGAGGAGTCTCAGGACCTGGGACTGAGAATGTCTTGGCAGGAGATTTTGGGGCAGCCTCCAGCCCTTGGAACTACCCAG GAAGAGTGGCTGGTCTGGCTCCGGTTCCACAAGAAGAAGTGGCAGCTGCAGGCCCGACAGCGCCTCACTCGCAGGAAGAGGCAGCGTCTGGAGGCAGAGGGTGTACCACAGCCCAGGGCTGTGCGAGACAGGCCAGCCACAGGGCTGGGGAGCTTCTTGCGAAGAACTGCTCGCAGCATTCTGGACCTTCCATGGCAGATCGTGCAG ATCTGTGAGACCAGCCATGCTGGTATGTTCAGACTGTGGGCTGTCATTGGCAGCGACTTGTACTGCATCAAGCTGAACATCCCCCGTGTGTTCTACATAAACCAGAGGGTGCCCAAAGAGGAGGAGGGTCCTGCATATCGCAAG GTGAATCGAGTCCTTCCTCGCTCCAACATGGTCTATAATCTCTATGAGTACTCAGTGCCAGAGGACATGTACCAAGAACACATCAATGAGATCAATACTGAGCTGTCGGCCCCGGACATTGAGGGCGTGTACGAAACTCAG GTGCCATTATTGTTTCGGGCCTTGGTGCacctgggctgtgtgtgtgtggttaataAACAGCTGGTGAAGTACCTGTCAGGCTGGGAAGCAGAAACCTTCGCTCTCGAACATCTGGAGATGCGCTCTCTGGCCCAGTTCAGCTACCTGGAACCAG GGAGCATCCGCCACATCTACCTGTATCATCACACACAAGGCCACAAGGCACTCTTTGGCATCTTTGTGCCCTCACAACGCAGGGCGTCCGTGTTTGTGTTGGATACT GTACGAAGCAACCAGATGCCCAGCCTCAGTGCCTTATACTCAGCTGAACACAGCCTCCTGCTGGAGAAAGTAGGCCTtgagctcctccctccccctaaaCACACGTTTGAAGTTCGGGCTGAGACCGATTTGAAGACCATCTGCAGAGCTATCCAGCGCTTCCTGCTGGCCTACAAG GAGGAGCGCCGTGGGCCCACCCTCATCGCTGTGCAGTCCAACTGGGAGCTGAAGAGGCTGGCCAATGAGATTCCCGTCCTGGGGGAATTCCCGCTGGTGCCTGTCCGTGTGGCCGACAAGATCAGCTATGGAGTCCTGGACTGGCAGCACCATGGAGCCCGGCATATGATTCGCCACTACCTTAACTTGGATACCTGCCTATCGCAGGCCTTTGAAATGAGCAG GTACTTCCACATCCCCATTGGGAACCTGCCTGAGGACATCTCCACCTTTGGCTCCGACCTCTTCTTTGCCCGCCACCTCCAGCGCCACAACCACCTGCTCTGGCTGTCCCCTACACGGCGCCCGGACCTGGGCGGGAAAGAGGCTGATGACAACCGCCTCGTCATGGAGTTTGAGGACCAGGCCACTGTGGAGATAAACAGTTCAGGCTGTTACTCTACAG TGTGCGTGGAGCTGGACATCCAGAACCTAGCCGTTAACACCATCCTGCAGTCTCACCACATCAATGACATGGAGGGGGCCGACAGCATGGGCATCAGCTTTGATGTGATCCAGCAGGCCTCCCTAGAGGACATGATCACTGGAAACCAGGCCGCCAGCGCCCCGGCCAGCTATGATGAGATGGTCCTGTGCTCTAACACCTTCAG GATCCTGAAGAGCATGGTGGTGGGCTGGGTGAGGGAGATCACGCAGTACCGCAATGTCTACGCTGACAACCAGGTGATGCACTTCTACCGCTGGCTGCAATCCCCGTCCTCACTGCTCCATGACCCCGCCCTGCATCGCACACTACACAACATGATGAAGAAGCTCTTCTTGCA GCTCATCGCTGAGTTCAAGCGCCTGGGGTCATCAGTTGTCTATGCCAATTTCAATCGCATCATCCTCTGCACGAAGAAGCGGCAGATCGAGGATGCCCTCGCCTACGTGGAGTACATCACCACCAG CATTCATTCTAAAGAGATCTTTCATTCCTTGACAATTTCTTTCTCTCGATGCTGGGAATTTCTTCTCTGGATGGATCCCTCCAATTATGGTGGCATCAAAGGAAATGTTCCATCTAGTATCCACTGTGGACAG CAGGACTCCCAGGAAGAGGGCAGAGcacaggaggtggaggaagaacCGGAGGAGGTAGAGGGCGAGGGTGATGACGGTGTGCAGGAGCCAGATATAGAGGACTTGCTGGAAAACAACTGGAACATCGTGCAGTTCCTGCCACAGGCAGCCTCCTGCCAGAGCTACTTCCTCATGATCGTCTCAG CGTATATTGTGGCCGTGTACCACAGCATGAAGGAGGAGTTGAGGCGCGGCGCCCCGTGCAGCACCCCCGTGAGAAGGCAGGCAGCCAGCCAGCAGTCCCAGGAGGCCCAAGGGGCAGCTGGAGCCCTTCCCG gaATGATCACCTTCTCTCAAGATTATGTGGCAAACGAACTCACTCAAAATTTCTTCACCATCACTCAGAAGATTCAGAAGAAAGTCACGGGCTCTCGGAACTCAGCTGAGCTCTCAGAAATGTTTCCTGCCCTGCCTGGTTCTCACTTGCTGCTTAATAACCCTGCGCTGGAGTTCATCAAATATGTGTGCAAG GTGAACAAGTTGAACCGGGACCTGCTCCGCCTCGTGGATGTCGGCGAGTTCTCAGAGGAGGCCCAGTTCCGAGACCCCTGCCGCTCCTACGTGCTCCCAGAGGTCATCTGCCACAGCTGTAATTTTTGCAGGGACCTGGACCTTTGCAAAGACCCCTACTTCTCTCAG GATGGAGCTGTGGTGCCCCAGTGGCTCTGCGCCAACTGTCAAGTCGCCTACGATTCGTCAATGATCGAGATGGCCCTGGTGGAAGCCCTGCAGAAGAAACTGATGGCCTTCACCCTGCAGGACCTG